A region of Candidatus Auribacterota bacterium DNA encodes the following proteins:
- a CDS encoding HIT domain-containing protein, protein MKQLWAPWRKRYIEQGAPGGCIFCDKAKERDDRKNHIVGRTATCFSMLNLFPYNGGHLMIAPFRHVADLDGLDDRELAGLIALVRDSISLLKRALRPEGFNVGINLGAVAGAGVADHVHVHVVPRWSGDTNFMPVTAGTKVIPQALDAMYEVLTGAKGKD, encoded by the coding sequence ATGAAGCAGCTATGGGCACCATGGAGGAAGCGCTACATCGAGCAGGGGGCACCCGGGGGATGCATATTCTGTGATAAGGCGAAGGAGCGCGACGATAGAAAGAACCATATTGTGGGCAGGACGGCAACGTGTTTCTCCATGCTCAACCTCTTCCCCTATAATGGAGGGCACCTGATGATCGCCCCATTCCGGCATGTGGCGGATCTTGATGGCCTTGATGACCGCGAGCTCGCCGGGTTGATCGCATTGGTACGCGATTCTATCTCACTTCTCAAGAGGGCGCTCAGGCCAGAGGGGTTCAACGTGGGCATTAACCTGGGGGCGGTCGCCGGGGCGGGAGTGGCTGATCACGTGCATGTCCATGTGGTGCCGCGTTGGAGCGGGGATACGAATTTCATGCCCGTCACGGCGGGCACGAAGGTGATCCCCCAGGCACTCGACGCGATGTACGAAGTGCTCACCGGAGCGAAGGGCAAGGATTGA
- the larE gene encoding ATP-dependent sacrificial sulfur transferase LarE, with the protein MSALLRKYERLKKLVKSYGSLIVAYSGGVDSTLLLKVASDILGENVLAVTAMSAIYPHAELEIAKKTARQLRVRHRMIKSDALTDERFVQNSPERCYWCKLGLLKKLGALAQQGEIAHVAIASHMDDLNDYRPGERAVSEMGAVSPLRLAGFTKKDVRRLSRQLGLPGWRREAMACLASRFPYGERIRVEKLRRVENAEAFLRGKGFRNVRVRYAGRGARIEVDKAQLGRFHGKQLRCEIVRKLKGLGFISISLDIEGYRMGSLNYGLAETTQFMR; encoded by the coding sequence ATGAGTGCCCTTTTGCGAAAATACGAGCGGCTTAAAAAGCTGGTCAAATCATACGGCAGCCTCATCGTCGCATACTCAGGCGGTGTGGACAGCACGCTCCTGTTGAAGGTGGCGTCGGATATTCTGGGGGAGAATGTCCTCGCGGTCACGGCGATGTCAGCGATCTATCCTCACGCGGAGCTGGAAATCGCGAAAAAGACAGCGCGCCAGCTCAGGGTGAGGCATCGGATGATTAAATCTGATGCATTAACTGACGAGCGGTTTGTCCAAAACTCGCCTGAGAGGTGCTACTGGTGCAAGCTGGGGTTGCTCAAGAAGCTTGGTGCGCTGGCTCAACAAGGGGAAATCGCACATGTGGCTATTGCCTCACACATGGATGATTTGAATGACTACCGGCCGGGAGAGAGAGCGGTGAGCGAAATGGGTGCGGTGAGCCCCCTGAGGCTCGCCGGATTCACAAAGAAAGATGTGCGGCGTCTCTCCAGGCAACTTGGGCTTCCGGGCTGGCGTCGCGAGGCGATGGCCTGCCTGGCTTCGCGGTTCCCCTATGGGGAGCGGATACGTGTGGAGAAGCTGAGGCGAGTGGAAAACGCCGAGGCATTTCTGAGGGGCAAAGGATTCAGAAATGTGCGCGTGCGATACGCGGGGCGGGGAGCGAGGATCGAGGTTGACAAGGCACAGCTTGGCCGATTCCACGGGAAACAGTTGAGGTGCGAGATCGTACGGAAACTTAAAGGCCTTGGGTTTATCTCTATCTCTCTTGATATCGAGGGCTACCGCATGGGAAGCCTCAACTACGGCCTGGCTGAGACGACACAATTTATGCGATAG
- a CDS encoding acyl-CoA dehydratase activase, whose product MIAKADDTDTRTLSVGIDVGSVSVKMALLDSSGTLVKDYYVRHRGHPISTVGKLLGDLLGEIPLETIHAIAVTGSGGKLICSIIGADFVNEIIAQSRAAAALCPGARTIIEMGGEDSKLIFMHGDSSSGKGIIEDFSMNTICAAGTGSFLDQQASRMGLVIEKEFGEYALRSKRPPRIAGRCSVFAKSDMIHLQQIGTPDYDIVAGLCYAVARSFKSNVGKGRKFVPPVVFQGGVAANAGVVKAFEDVLGLLPGELIIPRNHATMGAIGAAIYAVEHGLANTGKFRGLEAIGEYLRTQRPENQGLEVLSFTRYAEADHLALTPIPSNPTEPLEAYVGIDIGSLSTNVVVIDRQGNVIARRYLPTAGRPLEAVKRGLKEVGEEVGSRVRVCGVGTTGSGRYLTGDYVGADMVRNEITSQATAAIHIDPNVDTIFEIGGQDSKYISIANGTVVDFEMNKVCAAGTGSFLEEQAEKLDIRIEEEFGRLALQADNPGRFGDRCTVFMESDLVAHQQKGLNKKNLVAGLAYSIVHNYLNKVVGDRRVGDTIFFQGGVAWNNGVVAAFEKVTGKKVTVPPHHDVTGAIGVALLAMRECRGAGGKRFHGFDLSHRTSESSSFTCPGCDNLCEIRKVKFGDERPLYYGARCEKYEISEKARARDITDHFAERERLLLDAKPGETQKDLDGLRRYPPRGESRGRVGIPRMLYMYEFFPYWREFFRSLGFEVVLSETTTPRIIRSSVEKVVTETCFPIKIVHGHALSLLEEKLDYLFLPSIINMSRINPRIPQSYCCPLVQAIPYILGATLDLERASVKVLQPPLHYLRGRAAIETSLIRMGHRIGLGTREIRNALRAAEEAQARFYRSLKENGGRVLEGLREDQRAMVILGRPYNNYDAGINLNLPKKLRDLGVLPIPQDYLNLERVDIYDQFPNMYWRYGQRILSSAQVVRDDPRLHAIYITNFKCGPDSFIEHFFRRKMEGKPYLQLEIDEHSADAGVITRCEAFLDSLSNSRPVPTAREWRFRKVFSKTKRTLYVPLMALHAHGFSAAMRACGIPSEPLPGSDDRTIEIGRQFASGRECLPFIATTGDMLKKLFEPGFDHRTAAFFMPTALGPCRFGQYAQMHRMILDDLGFKDVPIVSPDSSDSYSSQFGEVGSSFRRLAWRGLLAIDFLEKLAREYRPHEAVPGETDRAFDESLKLVVRGLERGGDHVFTALEKVRDLFREVRIDWERGCKPVIGVVGEIYLRSNRFTNNNLVHLIESLGGEAWVAPVTEWVFYTNNRRFEESLSAGRYVDFIKGYITDRVQQVDEERMLKIFGGVLRNPHEAEIEEILRHSAPYMHFSFGGEAILSIGKAIDYINKGASGIVNAMPFTCMPGMVATAISGKVREQFRDIPWLNMTYDGQEGVNDITRLEAFMHQARQYRKSRRG is encoded by the coding sequence ATGATTGCAAAAGCTGATGATACGGATACACGGACATTGTCTGTGGGCATAGACGTGGGTTCGGTGAGCGTCAAGATGGCGCTCCTGGATTCCTCGGGCACGCTTGTGAAGGACTACTACGTCAGGCACAGGGGGCATCCGATATCCACCGTGGGCAAGCTCCTCGGCGACCTGCTCGGAGAGATACCACTTGAGACAATTCACGCGATCGCCGTGACAGGATCAGGGGGGAAGCTCATCTGTTCAATTATTGGCGCGGATTTTGTCAATGAGATCATTGCTCAAAGCAGAGCTGCCGCTGCGCTCTGTCCGGGGGCGAGGACAATCATCGAGATGGGGGGAGAGGATTCCAAATTGATCTTCATGCACGGGGATTCTTCATCCGGGAAGGGGATCATCGAGGACTTTTCGATGAACACCATCTGCGCCGCGGGAACCGGCTCGTTCCTCGACCAGCAGGCGAGCCGCATGGGGCTCGTCATTGAGAAGGAGTTCGGCGAATACGCCCTCAGGTCGAAAAGGCCCCCGCGCATCGCCGGGCGCTGTTCGGTCTTCGCTAAATCGGACATGATCCATCTCCAGCAGATCGGCACGCCGGACTACGACATTGTCGCGGGGCTCTGCTATGCGGTCGCGCGCAGCTTCAAGAGCAATGTCGGCAAGGGGAGAAAATTCGTGCCTCCCGTTGTTTTCCAGGGTGGCGTCGCGGCGAACGCGGGGGTGGTCAAGGCGTTTGAGGATGTGCTCGGCCTCCTCCCGGGAGAGCTGATTATCCCGCGCAACCACGCGACGATGGGGGCAATCGGCGCCGCCATCTACGCCGTTGAGCACGGCCTCGCGAATACAGGAAAGTTCAGGGGGCTTGAGGCGATAGGGGAGTATCTCCGCACGCAGCGCCCTGAGAATCAGGGGCTGGAGGTGTTGAGTTTTACAAGGTACGCTGAGGCAGACCACCTCGCCCTCACGCCGATCCCTTCGAACCCCACCGAGCCGCTCGAGGCATACGTGGGCATCGACATTGGTTCATTGAGCACAAATGTCGTGGTGATTGACCGGCAGGGGAATGTCATCGCGCGGCGATACCTTCCGACCGCAGGCCGGCCGCTCGAGGCGGTGAAGCGGGGATTGAAAGAGGTGGGCGAAGAGGTCGGCAGCCGCGTGCGAGTGTGCGGGGTGGGAACCACGGGTTCGGGACGTTACCTGACGGGGGATTACGTCGGGGCTGACATGGTGCGCAACGAAATCACCTCCCAGGCGACGGCCGCCATCCATATCGACCCGAATGTTGACACGATATTCGAGATTGGGGGGCAGGATTCGAAATACATCAGCATCGCGAATGGCACCGTCGTTGATTTCGAAATGAACAAGGTATGCGCGGCGGGCACCGGCTCGTTCCTCGAGGAGCAGGCGGAGAAGCTGGATATCCGGATCGAGGAGGAGTTCGGCCGGCTCGCGCTGCAGGCTGATAATCCCGGCCGGTTCGGCGACCGCTGCACGGTCTTCATGGAATCCGACCTGGTTGCGCATCAGCAGAAGGGATTGAACAAGAAAAACCTCGTCGCCGGACTCGCGTATTCCATCGTGCACAACTACCTCAACAAGGTGGTGGGTGACCGGCGGGTGGGGGATACTATTTTCTTCCAGGGCGGGGTCGCCTGGAACAATGGCGTGGTTGCCGCGTTTGAGAAGGTCACCGGCAAGAAGGTCACGGTTCCCCCGCACCACGACGTCACCGGCGCGATCGGAGTGGCGCTCCTCGCGATGAGGGAGTGCCGGGGCGCCGGCGGCAAGAGGTTCCACGGTTTCGACCTGTCCCACCGGACATCTGAGTCATCCTCGTTCACCTGCCCGGGGTGTGATAACCTCTGCGAGATCCGGAAGGTCAAATTCGGCGACGAACGCCCGCTCTACTACGGGGCGCGGTGCGAGAAGTACGAGATCAGTGAAAAAGCGCGCGCGCGCGATATCACCGATCACTTCGCTGAGAGGGAGCGTCTCCTGCTCGACGCGAAACCGGGCGAGACCCAGAAGGATCTCGACGGGCTGAGACGCTACCCCCCGCGGGGAGAATCTCGCGGCAGGGTCGGCATACCGCGCATGCTCTACATGTATGAGTTCTTCCCCTACTGGAGGGAATTCTTCAGGAGCCTGGGCTTCGAGGTGGTTCTCTCAGAGACCACCACGCCGCGCATCATCCGCTCCTCCGTCGAGAAGGTGGTGACCGAGACCTGCTTCCCGATCAAGATCGTCCACGGGCATGCCCTGAGCCTCCTGGAGGAGAAGCTCGATTACCTCTTCCTCCCGAGTATCATCAACATGAGCCGGATCAACCCCCGCATCCCGCAGAGCTACTGCTGCCCCCTGGTGCAGGCGATCCCCTACATCCTGGGCGCGACGCTCGATCTTGAGAGGGCCTCCGTGAAGGTGCTCCAGCCGCCGCTCCACTACCTGAGGGGCCGCGCGGCGATCGAAACATCCCTGATCAGGATGGGGCATCGGATTGGACTCGGTACGAGAGAGATCAGAAACGCCCTCAGGGCTGCAGAGGAGGCGCAGGCGCGGTTCTATCGTTCGCTCAAGGAGAATGGAGGGAGGGTGCTGGAAGGGCTGAGGGAAGATCAGAGGGCAATGGTGATCCTGGGACGCCCGTACAATAATTACGATGCGGGGATCAACCTCAACCTGCCGAAGAAGCTCCGCGATCTCGGCGTCCTCCCCATACCACAAGATTACCTCAATCTGGAGCGCGTCGACATCTACGATCAGTTCCCCAATATGTACTGGCGCTACGGCCAGAGGATCCTGAGCTCGGCCCAGGTCGTGAGGGATGACCCGCGGCTCCACGCGATCTACATCACGAACTTCAAATGCGGCCCCGACTCGTTCATCGAGCATTTCTTCAGGAGGAAAATGGAGGGGAAGCCGTACCTGCAGCTCGAGATTGACGAGCACAGCGCCGATGCGGGGGTGATCACCAGGTGCGAGGCGTTTCTCGACAGCCTCTCCAACAGCCGCCCGGTCCCCACGGCCCGCGAGTGGAGGTTCCGCAAGGTGTTCTCGAAAACGAAGCGCACGCTCTATGTGCCCCTGATGGCCCTGCACGCGCACGGCTTCAGCGCCGCGATGCGGGCGTGCGGCATTCCGTCCGAGCCGCTGCCGGGATCCGATGACCGCACGATAGAGATCGGGAGGCAATTCGCGTCGGGGAGGGAGTGCCTGCCGTTCATCGCCACCACCGGTGACATGCTGAAGAAACTATTCGAGCCGGGCTTCGATCATCGGACGGCGGCGTTCTTCATGCCCACCGCCTTGGGGCCGTGCCGGTTCGGCCAGTACGCGCAGATGCACCGGATGATCCTGGATGACCTCGGCTTCAAGGATGTCCCGATCGTCTCCCCCGATTCAAGCGACTCGTACTCGTCGCAGTTCGGAGAGGTGGGAAGCAGCTTCCGCCGGCTCGCCTGGCGCGGCCTCCTCGCCATTGATTTCCTGGAAAAGCTCGCGCGGGAATACCGACCCCACGAGGCGGTCCCCGGTGAAACCGACCGCGCCTTCGACGAGTCGCTGAAGCTCGTGGTGAGAGGGCTGGAGCGGGGCGGAGACCATGTGTTTACCGCGCTCGAGAAGGTGCGCGATCTCTTCAGGGAGGTAAGGATTGACTGGGAGAGGGGATGTAAACCGGTCATCGGCGTGGTGGGGGAGATATACCTCAGGAGCAACCGGTTCACGAACAATAACCTGGTCCATCTCATCGAGAGCCTCGGCGGAGAGGCGTGGGTCGCCCCGGTGACCGAGTGGGTGTTCTATACAAATAATCGGCGTTTTGAAGAGAGCCTCTCGGCGGGGAGGTACGTGGATTTTATCAAGGGGTACATAACGGACAGGGTGCAGCAGGTGGATGAAGAGCGGATGCTGAAGATATTCGGGGGGGTGCTGCGCAACCCTCATGAAGCGGAGATCGAAGAAATCCTCAGGCACAGCGCGCCGTATATGCATTTTTCTTTTGGAGGCGAGGCGATTCTCAGCATCGGGAAGGCGATTGACTATATCAACAAGGGCGCGTCGGGGATCGTGAACGCGATGCCGTTCACCTGCATGCCCGGCATGGTTGCCACCGCCATTTCGGGCAAGGTGCGCGAACAGTTCAGGGATATCCCCTGGTTGAATATGACCTATGACGGCCAGGAGGGGGTGAATGATATCACCCGTCTCGAGGCGTTCATGCACCAGGCGAGGCAGTACAGGAAGTCTAGGCGCGGATGA
- a CDS encoding VTT domain-containing protein, protein MNTSSRNISAVRWFVGFAIFIAILCLALLWARSAGRRSLTHLIFFIIYVSCACQFCPLNIIWIFIWIAREYNPFLIALLGSLATCVANLHDYYILNSLMRWDRLGRAKDSHWYKRWAEWFSRCPFWTLVVANFLPLPIDVPRLLAISTGYSRIPFTAATLVGRYPRYLILTIYGYQCKPSIRTIVIILIVTAVIPLTIKLVQKLINKPGRTKRENT, encoded by the coding sequence ATGAATACTTCTTCCCGCAACATATCGGCGGTGCGCTGGTTTGTCGGCTTCGCGATCTTCATCGCCATACTCTGCCTCGCCCTTCTCTGGGCCCGCTCCGCCGGCAGGCGATCCCTCACTCATCTGATTTTTTTCATCATCTACGTGAGTTGCGCGTGCCAGTTCTGCCCCCTCAATATTATCTGGATATTCATCTGGATCGCGCGTGAGTACAACCCCTTTCTCATCGCCCTGCTCGGCTCCCTGGCAACGTGTGTGGCGAATCTCCACGACTACTACATACTCAACTCCCTCATGAGATGGGACCGGCTGGGGAGAGCAAAGGATTCCCACTGGTACAAGCGGTGGGCGGAATGGTTCTCGCGGTGTCCATTCTGGACGCTGGTCGTCGCCAACTTTCTCCCCCTCCCCATTGACGTGCCGCGCCTGCTCGCGATCTCAACCGGCTACAGCCGTATTCCCTTCACCGCCGCGACCCTCGTGGGGCGCTATCCGCGCTACCTGATTTTGACAATTTATGGGTACCAGTGCAAACCCTCCATCCGCACCATTGTGATCATCTTGATCGTCACCGCGGTGATACCTCTGACCATTAAACTAGTTCAGAAGCTGATCAATAAACCAGGCCGCACAAAAAGGGAGAACACCTGA
- a CDS encoding zinc ribbon domain-containing protein, with amino-acid sequence MSKGRAREVWRMPIYEYRCGGCGELFETLQKSTEPARGAACPRCGSKRTRRLFSRFGFTSGSVVRSSTGSGGCAACRPSPGQCGTCGGH; translated from the coding sequence GTGAGCAAGGGTAGAGCGAGGGAGGTCTGGCGGATGCCGATTTACGAGTACCGCTGCGGGGGGTGCGGCGAGCTTTTTGAGACCCTCCAGAAAAGCACGGAACCGGCGAGAGGCGCGGCGTGTCCACGATGCGGTTCGAAGCGTACGCGCAGGCTTTTTTCTCGTTTTGGCTTTACATCAGGCTCGGTGGTCAGGAGTTCGACCGGGAGCGGGGGCTGCGCGGCCTGCAGGCCATCGCCCGGTCAGTGCGGAACGTGCGGCGGCCACTAG
- a CDS encoding tetratricopeptide repeat protein translates to MITPSIVFCIVTTLAGQTPSPGAEATVPGGTPAVHAESPSITTPAAGLSAAPTAIPGAPPAEDTVSTTLEEAKKLYRDKKYDDALALFQKVVGLDPGNAAAYNGMGLCYHAQGKRDLAIDLFQKSVERDPNVSTVYYNLGRAYGTKQQFDLAIIAYHKAIKKNPEYGFAHFELGNTYFLKKEFTKAKEHYEKAASIFGEKTYQGEQALSNAIKSEMFMQRMGK, encoded by the coding sequence ATGATTACACCTTCTATAGTCTTTTGCATCGTAACAACGCTCGCCGGACAGACGCCATCGCCCGGCGCGGAAGCCACCGTCCCCGGAGGGACTCCCGCAGTCCACGCTGAATCTCCCTCGATCACGACACCGGCTGCCGGCTTGTCAGCCGCGCCCACAGCCATTCCCGGCGCCCCCCCCGCGGAAGACACAGTCAGCACAACGCTCGAGGAGGCCAAGAAATTGTACCGTGACAAGAAATATGACGATGCGCTGGCCCTTTTCCAGAAAGTCGTCGGCCTTGATCCAGGAAATGCCGCGGCATACAACGGCATGGGCCTGTGCTACCACGCTCAGGGGAAACGCGATCTCGCCATCGACTTATTTCAAAAGTCGGTGGAGCGCGACCCTAACGTAAGCACCGTCTATTACAATCTTGGCCGTGCGTACGGTACAAAACAGCAATTTGATCTCGCGATCATCGCATACCACAAAGCAATCAAGAAGAACCCCGAGTATGGATTCGCGCATTTCGAGCTTGGCAATACGTATTTCCTGAAAAAAGAGTTCACGAAGGCAAAAGAGCACTACGAAAAGGCGGCGAGCATATTCGGCGAGAAAACATACCAGGGAGAGCAGGCCCTCAGCAACGCCATAAAGAGCGAGATGTTCATGCAGCGGATGGGGAAATAG
- a CDS encoding ABC transporter ATP-binding protein — protein MNSAIPQDFISVAGLCKIYHTGGEDVHALDNVSLGVKRGEFLSIVGPSGCGKSTLLYVLGGLTTPSTGSVRIGGKEICDLSDASISHLRGVLTGFVFQRFNLLPTLTIYENIALAQKIRGTGVQGKEHIGEMLERVGLGGKKGRRPSELSMGEQQRAAIARAVVHRPAILLADEPTGNLDSANSEAIINLFIEMHRELRQTILLVTHNSDIASVAGRVVRMRDGRIE, from the coding sequence ATGAATAGCGCGATTCCCCAGGATTTTATATCGGTAGCCGGCCTCTGCAAGATATACCACACCGGAGGTGAAGACGTTCACGCGCTGGACAATGTCTCCCTGGGCGTGAAGAGGGGCGAGTTCCTCTCAATCGTCGGGCCATCGGGGTGCGGGAAATCGACCCTCCTCTACGTGCTCGGCGGCCTCACCACCCCCAGCACGGGGTCGGTCCGGATCGGGGGGAAAGAGATCTGCGACCTCTCGGATGCTTCGATCTCCCACCTCAGGGGGGTACTGACCGGCTTTGTGTTCCAGCGTTTCAATCTCCTGCCCACGCTCACAATCTATGAGAACATCGCCCTCGCCCAGAAAATCAGGGGGACAGGGGTGCAGGGGAAGGAGCACATTGGCGAAATGCTCGAACGGGTGGGTCTGGGCGGCAAGAAGGGCCGGAGGCCATCTGAACTCTCGATGGGAGAGCAGCAGCGCGCGGCGATCGCCCGCGCCGTGGTGCACCGCCCCGCGATCCTCCTTGCCGATGAGCCCACCGGGAACCTCGACTCCGCCAACTCGGAGGCGATCATCAATCTCTTCATCGAGATGCACCGCGAACTCCGGCAGACAATCCTGCTTGTGACACACAACAGCGACATCGCCAGCGTAGCAGGCAGGGTGGTCCGGATGAGGGATGGGAGGATCGAATAG
- a CDS encoding HNH endonuclease translates to MKLDESVISSKNVLVLNRLWQPVHICGVRRALSLLYRGAGQVVFKENGTFAAYDFRRWGGMKWSEGDGASYVRTISLKIRIPEIILLYHYDRLPQKEIKLTRKNVYLRDRNTCQYCGRFFKENELNLDHVLPRRLGGATTWTNIVCSCVECNLRKGEKTVEVSGMGLIKMPKKPRWSPFNHIAFKRNTCSSWEHFLTPAGWKVQISDGLS, encoded by the coding sequence ATGAAGTTGGATGAATCTGTCATTTCTTCAAAAAATGTGCTCGTCCTCAACAGGCTCTGGCAGCCAGTGCATATCTGCGGCGTGCGGAGGGCACTCTCTCTCTTATACAGAGGGGCGGGGCAGGTTGTGTTCAAAGAAAATGGGACATTCGCCGCATATGATTTCAGGCGGTGGGGGGGGATGAAATGGAGTGAGGGCGATGGGGCCTCATATGTGAGGACGATATCGCTCAAGATTCGCATCCCGGAGATCATTCTCCTCTACCACTACGATAGACTGCCTCAGAAGGAAATCAAACTGACGCGCAAAAATGTGTATCTCAGGGACAGGAATACGTGCCAGTACTGCGGAAGGTTCTTCAAGGAGAATGAGCTCAACCTCGATCATGTGTTGCCAAGGCGCCTGGGCGGGGCCACGACCTGGACAAACATCGTGTGCAGTTGCGTGGAGTGCAATCTCAGAAAGGGAGAGAAGACGGTTGAGGTCTCCGGCATGGGCTTGATCAAGATGCCAAAAAAGCCGCGATGGTCGCCGTTCAATCACATCGCGTTCAAGAGGAATACCTGCTCGAGCTGGGAGCATTTTCTCACCCCGGCAGGCTGGAAGGTTCAGATCAGCGATGGCCTGAGTTGA
- a CDS encoding outer membrane lipoprotein carrier protein LolA, with protein sequence MRRNLVLVLLIVAAGAGIPWPASDAADLDTAGILKKMEEAGTRFTTLQADFRQERIYSLFDEKRESSGTIFYKKPSAMLWKYNPPDNTMIYLKERRALMYLPDIKQAQKISLAQDRKTETLLIGFGNTAEEIRRNFTVVSSPGGKGRYTLDLTPKTDELASHFQRLRLVIDGERWLPVRSERFERGGDRTVFTFSNFKVGVTLKDELFDFKVPAGVEVVEY encoded by the coding sequence ATGCGCAGGAACCTTGTGCTCGTGCTCCTGATTGTTGCCGCCGGAGCCGGCATTCCCTGGCCCGCATCAGATGCCGCAGACCTGGATACGGCGGGCATACTCAAAAAAATGGAGGAGGCCGGCACACGCTTCACCACGCTCCAGGCTGACTTCCGCCAGGAGCGGATCTACTCCCTTTTCGACGAGAAGAGGGAATCCTCGGGGACGATTTTTTACAAGAAGCCTAGCGCAATGCTCTGGAAATACAATCCCCCGGATAACACAATGATCTATCTCAAGGAGAGGCGCGCCCTTATGTACCTCCCCGATATCAAACAGGCTCAAAAAATATCCCTGGCACAGGACAGGAAGACGGAAACGCTCCTCATCGGATTCGGCAATACCGCCGAGGAGATCAGGCGCAACTTCACTGTCGTGTCGTCGCCCGGGGGAAAAGGCCGCTACACGCTTGACCTCACTCCCAAAACTGATGAGCTCGCCTCGCACTTCCAGCGGCTGCGGCTGGTCATTGACGGGGAGCGCTGGCTCCCTGTCCGCAGCGAGAGGTTCGAACGGGGCGGCGACAGGACAGTCTTCACCTTTTCGAATTTCAAGGTGGGGGTGACGCTGAAAGACGAGCTCTTCGATTTCAAGGTCCCAGCGGGAGTGGAGGTGGTGGAATACTAA
- the ychF gene encoding redox-regulated ATPase YchF: MNIGIVGLPNVGKTTIFNALVHAHAPNENYPFCTIEPNKGSVAVPDSRLTRLAELVKPQKVIPAHVDFIDVAGLVEGASRGQGLGNQFLGHVRVSEVIAQVVRCFIGDDVACQLPGIDPKEEIGIVATELLLADLQAAERALRKLSSDEKKTHILSRVRDALSRGEALRGAGLSAEEEGLLKEFGFLSLKPLIIIANTGERHTDIEKRWGDEVSRVAKGMGADSIAICAAVEVALAELADEEAAEFLKEMNMTERVLPRFIRKCYELLNLITFFTLESGIVQAWAVRQGTAAPQAAGRIHSDMEKGFVKAEVVAFKDLERLGAMSDARAKGLLRIEGRDYVVRDGDVVRFRFAPA, translated from the coding sequence ATGAATATTGGGATAGTCGGCCTCCCGAACGTGGGGAAGACGACCATTTTTAACGCCCTGGTCCACGCGCATGCCCCGAACGAGAATTACCCGTTCTGCACCATAGAGCCCAATAAAGGTTCTGTCGCCGTCCCTGACAGCCGGCTCACTCGCCTCGCGGAGTTGGTCAAGCCCCAGAAGGTCATTCCCGCCCATGTCGATTTTATCGATGTCGCTGGTCTCGTCGAGGGAGCGAGTCGAGGCCAGGGTTTGGGCAACCAGTTCCTCGGCCACGTGAGAGTGTCAGAGGTCATCGCGCAGGTGGTCCGCTGTTTCATCGGTGATGACGTCGCCTGTCAATTGCCCGGGATCGACCCGAAAGAGGAGATCGGGATCGTTGCGACCGAGCTGCTCCTGGCGGACCTCCAGGCGGCGGAGAGGGCGCTGAGAAAATTGTCCAGCGATGAAAAGAAGACTCACATTCTCTCGCGTGTTCGCGACGCCCTCTCACGGGGCGAAGCGCTGAGGGGGGCAGGTCTCTCAGCCGAAGAGGAGGGCCTGCTCAAGGAATTTGGATTCCTCTCGCTCAAACCGCTCATCATTATCGCGAACACGGGTGAGCGACATACAGATATCGAGAAGCGCTGGGGGGATGAGGTCTCCCGCGTGGCGAAGGGGATGGGTGCGGATAGCATCGCGATCTGCGCCGCGGTAGAGGTAGCACTGGCCGAACTCGCGGACGAAGAGGCGGCGGAGTTCCTCAAAGAGATGAACATGACGGAGCGGGTGCTGCCCCGATTCATCAGGAAATGCTACGAGCTCCTGAACCTGATTACCTTCTTTACCCTTGAGAGCGGTATTGTTCAGGCATGGGCGGTGCGTCAGGGGACTGCCGCGCCGCAGGCGGCGGGGCGCATCCACTCGGACATGGAAAAGGGCTTCGTCAAAGCCGAGGTGGTTGCGTTTAAAGATCTGGAGCGGCTCGGCGCTATGAGCGATGCGCGGGCGAAGGGACTCCTGCGGATCGAGGGAAGGGACTACGTGGTGCGCGACGGCGACGTGGTCCGCTTCCGTTTTGCCCCCGCGTAA